A single region of the Vicia villosa cultivar HV-30 ecotype Madison, WI linkage group LG4, Vvil1.0, whole genome shotgun sequence genome encodes:
- the LOC131600107 gene encoding probable xyloglucan galactosyltransferase GT17, translating into MFFRKPSPTQPQKHQPCTTKSQSLSKTKEPHITIINLPIKFTVFASFFIASCFLFLHFRHPTTTTTTTTTVNTTATCNGSPPFYIYNLPPRFNLDLLKNCENLNIYMNMCPHVINNGLGQPLSESSWYATHQFLAEMIFHARLENHVCRTWDPNHAILFYIPFYGGLYSSSVFRQNNHTLRDSLAVDLIDHLKKQRWFNRYNGKDHFISLGRTAWDFMRTKTGYDFGANILLNLPPVKNMSVLTVERQPWKGKNQNGIPYPSYFHPKTKTEMLTWQNKVRQNDRPFLFSFIGGKRKGLGKAKIRDELVKQCNESTRCELVECGVGNSKCHDPMEVIGVMMKSRFCLQAPGDSFTRRSTFDSVVAGCIPVFFSPHTAYTQYAWYFPEERDTYSVYIEEGGVGKKRNLIEEVLMGISGEEVEKMRETVIGLIPRISYSHPNGSDVGFFDAVDVALRGLAKVVGDNIGNSEI; encoded by the coding sequence ATGTTTTTCAGAAAGCCATCACCAACTCAACCTCAAAAGCATCAACCATGCACAACAAAATCCCAAAGCCTCTCAAAAACAAAAGAACCCCACATCACCATAATTAACCTACCCATAAAATTCACTGTCTTTGCATCTTTCTTCATTGCATCATGTTTCCTCTTTCTCCACTTCCGCCACCCAACAACCACAACCACCACCACAACCACCGTCAACACCACCGCCACATGCAACGGTTCACCTCCATTCTACATCTACAACCTTCCTCCACGTTTCAACCTAGACCTCCTCAAAAACTGCGAAAATCTCAACATCTACATGAACATGTGCCCTCATGTCATAAACAATGGACTAGGTCAACCACTCTCAGAATCATCATGGTATGCAACACATCAATTCTTAGctgaaatgattttccatgctagATTAGAAAACCACGTGTGTCGCACGTGGGATCCAAATCACGCAATTCTCTTCTACATACCCTTCTACGGTGGTCTCTACTCCTCCAGCGTCTTCCGCCAAAACAATCACACCCTCCGTGACTCCCTCGCGGTTGATTTAATCGATCACCTCAAAAAACAACGTTGGTTCAACCGCTATAACGGTAAGGACCATTTTATTTCCCTGGGGAGAACCGCATGGGATTTCATGCGCACAAAAACCGGTTATGATTTCGGAGCCAACATCCTTTTAAATCTGCCACCTGTCAAAAACATGTCGGTGCTAACAGTTGAACGACAGCCTTGGAAAGGGAAAAACCAAAACGGCATACCATACCCGTCGTATTTCCACCCCAAAACAAAAACAGAAATGCTGACGTGGCAGAATAAAGTTCGACAAAACGACAGgccgtttttgttttctttcatcgGTGGGAAGAGGAAAGGGTTAGGAAAGGCAAAGATTCGCGACGAGTTAGTTAAACAATGTAACGAGTCGACTCGGTGCGAGTTGGTTGAATGTGGGGTTGGGAATAGTAAATGTCATGATCCAATGGAAGTGATTGGTGTTATGATGAAGTCACGTTTTTGTCTTCAAGCGCCAGGTGATTCTTTTACGAGGAGGTCAACGTTTGACTCGGTGGTTGCCGGTTGTATACCGGTGTTCTTCTCGCCGCATACGGCGTATACGCAATACGCGTGGTATTTCCCGGAGGAGAGAGATACGTATTCGGTGTATATTGAAGAGGGGGGTGTAGGGAAAAAGAGGAATTTGATTGAGGAGGTGTTGATGGGAATTTCGGGGGAGGAAGTTGAAAAGATGAGGGAGACGGTGATTGGTTTGATTCCTAGGATTAGTTATTCGCACCCGAATGGGAGTGATGTTGGGTTTTTTGATGCGGTTGATGTAGCACTTCGAGGACTTGCTAAGGTTGTTGGGGATAATATTGGGAACagtgagatttga